Proteins encoded by one window of Bradyrhizobium sp. B097:
- a CDS encoding Hsp20/alpha crystallin family protein, producing the protein MRPKDQINWMLTDAIEALARAERLHQSFLNLQPSAGGSEPSWEPPMDVIETEEEILILVALPGVDPDEVEAALDGGTLVISGRRILPAELRSARILRLELPQGRFERRITLPTGRYTISRFAAHGCVGLRLGKSS; encoded by the coding sequence ATGCGGCCCAAGGATCAGATCAACTGGATGCTGACGGATGCGATCGAGGCGCTCGCCCGCGCCGAGCGGTTGCACCAGAGCTTCCTCAATTTGCAGCCCAGCGCGGGCGGCAGCGAGCCGAGCTGGGAACCACCGATGGACGTGATCGAGACCGAGGAGGAGATCCTGATCCTGGTCGCGCTGCCGGGGGTCGATCCCGACGAGGTCGAGGCCGCGCTCGACGGCGGCACGCTGGTGATCTCCGGCCGCCGCATCCTGCCCGCTGAACTCCGCAGCGCCCGCATCCTGCGCCTCGAGCTGCCGCAGGGCCGCTTCGAGCGCCGCATCACGCTGCCGACCGGCCGCTACACCATCAGCCGTTTTGCCGCGCATGGCTGCGTCGGCCTGCGGCTCGGAAAATCGAGCTGA
- a CDS encoding slipin family protein, whose translation MMLDYFTYAAVVLLVIIFLTQAVRVLREYERGVIFTLGRFTGVKGPGLIILIPVVQQIVKVDLRVMVQVVPPQDVISRDNVSVKVNAVLYFRIVDPERAIIKVGDYMAATSQLAQTTLRSVLGKHELDEMLAERDKLNADIQETLDKQTDVWGIKVTAVEIKDIDLNETMVRAIAKQAEAERLRRAKVINAMGEQQAAEKLVEAGRILAQEPQAMQLRYFAALHDIAGERSSTVVFPLPMNLLDHLTRRSEAT comes from the coding sequence ATGATGCTTGATTATTTCACCTATGCGGCGGTCGTCCTGCTTGTCATCATCTTCCTGACCCAGGCCGTGCGCGTCCTGCGCGAATACGAGCGCGGCGTCATCTTCACGCTCGGCCGCTTTACCGGGGTGAAGGGCCCGGGACTCATCATCCTGATTCCGGTGGTGCAGCAGATCGTGAAGGTCGACCTCAGGGTGATGGTGCAGGTGGTGCCGCCGCAGGATGTGATTTCCCGCGACAACGTCTCGGTCAAGGTCAACGCCGTCCTCTACTTCCGCATCGTCGACCCCGAGCGCGCCATCATCAAGGTCGGCGACTACATGGCTGCGACCAGCCAGCTTGCCCAGACCACGCTGCGCTCGGTCCTCGGCAAGCACGAGCTCGACGAGATGCTGGCGGAACGCGACAAATTGAACGCCGATATCCAGGAGACCCTCGACAAGCAGACCGACGTCTGGGGCATCAAGGTCACCGCGGTCGAGATCAAGGATATCGATCTCAACGAAACCATGGTGCGGGCGATCGCCAAGCAGGCCGAGGCGGAACGGCTGCGGCGCGCCAAGGTGATCAACGCGATGGGCGAGCAGCAGGCCGCCGAGAAGCTGGTCGAGGCCGGCCGGATCCTTGCCCAGGAGCCGCAGGCGATGCAGCTCCGCTATTTCGCGGCGCTGCATGACATCGCCGGCGAACGCTCCTCGACCGTGGTCTTCCCGCTCCCGATGAACCTGCTCGATCACCTGACGCGGCGAAGCGAAGCCACCTGA
- the corA gene encoding magnesium/cobalt transporter CorA: MNLASPTVATAGPVHSDGVIAAGVYVEGRRVANIAIDEAASWRNKPDHVVWIGLHEPDMAILSSLQRQFQLHDLAIEDADHAHQRPKIEQYGDALFIVARTAQLDGESIAFGETHLFVGEGYIVSVRHGASTSYTPVRERCESCPRALARGEDYILYAILDFIVDNYSPVLETIQDEVEAMEAEVLASAMTRAQIERLYLLRRDLLRLRNAIGPLVEVCRRLERDDLPMVRVTMRPLFRDVTDHVRTIQERIDSLREVLAFAFEASLLVGQAQETAISKKLASWLAIVAVPTAVAGIYGMNFKYIPELQWEYSYFVVMGLMLAACAGLFWRFRRSGWL, translated from the coding sequence ATGAACCTCGCATCGCCAACTGTCGCAACCGCCGGGCCCGTCCACTCCGATGGCGTCATCGCGGCAGGCGTCTACGTCGAGGGACGACGGGTCGCCAATATCGCGATCGATGAGGCCGCGAGCTGGCGCAACAAGCCGGATCACGTGGTGTGGATCGGCCTGCACGAACCCGATATGGCAATACTCAGCAGCCTGCAGCGGCAATTCCAGCTGCACGACCTCGCGATCGAGGATGCGGATCACGCGCATCAGCGGCCGAAGATCGAGCAATACGGCGACGCGCTGTTCATCGTGGCCCGCACCGCGCAGCTCGACGGTGAAAGCATCGCGTTCGGCGAGACGCATCTGTTCGTCGGCGAGGGATACATCGTCTCGGTCCGACACGGCGCCTCGACGTCCTACACGCCGGTCAGGGAGCGCTGCGAGAGTTGCCCGCGCGCGCTTGCCCGGGGCGAGGACTACATCCTCTACGCCATTCTCGATTTCATCGTCGACAACTACTCGCCGGTGCTCGAGACGATCCAGGACGAGGTCGAGGCGATGGAGGCGGAGGTGCTGGCGAGCGCGATGACGCGGGCGCAGATCGAGCGGCTCTATCTGCTGAGGCGGGACCTGCTCCGGCTGCGCAATGCGATCGGACCGTTGGTGGAGGTCTGCCGCAGGCTGGAGCGCGACGATCTGCCGATGGTGCGCGTCACGATGCGGCCGTTGTTCCGCGACGTCACGGATCACGTCCGCACCATTCAGGAACGGATCGACTCGCTGCGCGAGGTGCTCGCCTTTGCGTTTGAAGCAAGCCTGCTGGTCGGTCAGGCGCAGGAAACGGCGATCTCCAAGAAGCTCGCCTCGTGGCTGGCGATTGTTGCGGTGCCGACCGCCGTCGCCGGTATCTACGGTATGAATTTCAAGTACATACCGGAGCTACAATGGGAGTACAGCTATTTCGTCGTGATGGGCCTGATGCTGGCTGCATGCGCCGGGCTGTTCTGGCGATTCAGGCGTTCCGGTTGGCTGTAG